Genomic DNA from Anaerolineae bacterium:
CGGCCACCATTGGCCGGAGTTGATGTCCAGCATGAGGGAGGACGACTGCAGCGATCGCTCCGTCCAGTAACCGCCCGTGAGGCGGTGCAGGACGAAGTCCTCCACCAACAGGAACCGCCGTGCCGCCCGGTACGCCTGCGGATCGTTCCGCTTCAGCCAGAGGATCTTGCACGCGGGCCAGGTGGGAGCGACCTGCGGCTGCCCGGTGATGCGGAAGGCGGCGGGGGCGCCGAACTCCGCCTCGATCAGGGCTGCCTCAGCGGCGGGGCGGTTGTCCAGCCACACCAGGGCCGGGCGCGCGGGCCGGCCGTCGCCGTCCACCGGGATGATGGTCTCCGCCTGGCTGGAGACGGCCAGAGCGCGTACCGACTGGGGATCGATGCCGGCAGCGGCCAACGCTCTCCGCACCGCGGTGCAGCAGGACGACCAGTAGACCTCGGCGTCCAGTTCCACCGCATCGGGGGCGGGCTGGCTGAGGACGTACTCGACGGTGGCGCTGCCGACCACGGCGCCGTCTGCAGCGAACAGCGCCGCCTTCACGGCGGTGGTGCCCACGTCGATCCCCAGGTAGACGGCCACATCGATTGCCTAGGCGATGACCTCGATGTCGAGCAATCGACAAAGCCGCTCTAACTGCCGCCGCTGGTCGCCGTAGGCGATGATGTAGTGTTGGGAGAGCACCTGCCGGGCGAAGTCCTCCACCGGCCTGTCGGGCGCGAACTCGATGCTGGGCAGTTGCGGGGCCGGCGGCTCCCAGCCCGCCTCCTCCCAGGGCCGCGGGCTCAGCGCCTCACCGACGGCGATGTGCATGCGGTAGCGGTCGCCGCGGCTGGCCAAGCGGCAGATGGTGGCGCGGCCGGTGCGGACGCGGGAGACGTTGAGAATGCCGTCCGTCAGGCCGCCGAAGCCGGGCCAGGGCAGCACCGTCACCGGGCCATCCACCACCTCGGTGGGCACGTAGTCGGGCACGCCCATCAGGAGGCGGTCGCGGTAGTACTCGTAGAACTCGAAGTAGGCGCCCACCTGGCCGGTGAGGTAGCGAACGATGAGTTGGGTCACGGCGCCGAGGCCGTCGTTCTCGGGGATGGAGGCGACGCCGCCCTCATCGGCCAGCAGCATCAGCGCCAGGGCGGGCGGGAAGTGGAGCAGCTTCTTCACCCCGTAGACATCCACCAGGGAGACGGCCTCGTAGCCCCGCTCCCGCACCTTCTCCATCAGCGCCAGGTAGAGCCGCACGCCCTTCTCCAGAGCGGCATCCTCCACCGGCCGGTCAAACGTCCAGGTGGCACGCAGCTTGTCCATCAGGCCACGGATGTCGCCGTCGGGGACCGCCTCCATCTTCTGGGTGATCTCCAGGGTGTCGAAGACCTCCACCTCGGGCCCGAGGAGGCGACGTAGGGAGACGCCGTCCACCTGGGTGCCGTAGAGGTTCATGTCCCGGTAGCCCATCATGCCTACGCGCGCCCGGCGCAGGCGGGCCGCCGCCTGCGCCACCCGGGCGCACGCAGCCACCTCAGCGGCGGCGGCGTAGGGCGCCTCCGGCGTGTCCCAGACGTACTCGAAGCGGAAGCCCAACGCCTCCATGGGGTCGCGCAGGGCGCTGGTGCCGGCCTGGTCGGCGGTGGTGACGAGGCGGCCGCCCTGGTACTCCCCCGTGAGGCCCCAGAGCACCATGGGCAGGTGGCGGTAGGGCTCGATGACGTTGATCACCGTCTGCGAGGGTATCCAGCCGGCCAGGCAGACGACTAGCAGGTCGAAAGGCTCGTGGGCCAGGTCCTGGAGGGCGCGGGCTTCATCGCGGCCGGCAGGGTCATCGCTCACCGGTCCCGTGGTGACCAGCGCCAGCCCCTGGTCGCGCAGGGCCTGCTGGGCCCGGCTGACCTTGGCGGCGATCAGCTCCGGGGGGCTGTTGACCTCGCCGAAGCCTACGAAGCCGACCTGAACGGGGGGCAGGGACATCACTCGCCTCCTTGCGCCTGGTGGAGTTCCTCCAGTAGCTCGACCGCCGTGTCCACCAGCGCCTCGATGCCGTCGATGCCGACGCGGTTGGCCCCCACCATGGTCTCGTAGCCCTGCTGTTCGAAGGCTTCTCGGGTGGGCTGGTACATGATGACGTCGTTGGTGAGCTCGGCCACCACGGTGTGTTTGAAGGGGGAGCGCTGCTTGATGCTCAGCCCATGCTCGACGAACAGCTCACCGGCATTGGTGGCGATAGCGAAGGGGCCGATGTGGGCGGCGTTGACGGGCACGGCCAGCTTCTCGGGCATGGCCCCAATGAAGCGCACCATGTCCTCGCCGAAGACCTCGCGCCGGTTGGGCCAGCCGAGGCGATCGAAGGCCTCCTCGGGCTGGGCGCAGACGTCCCGCCGGTCCACCGTTACGTCCCGGCGACGGGCCCCGACGGACACCGGCCCGGTCACCGGTACGGCCCGCTTGGCGGCGGCCAGGGCGTACCCGGCAAAGTGCTCGGCCGCCTGCAGCCAGGAGTCGGGGGTGCGCTCCAGCAGGAAGCCGGGGATGGTGGAGTTGACGTTGGCGCAGGCGCCGGGGGTGAACACGCTCACCAGGGCGTTCCCGTAGTGCTCGCGCAGGGTGCGGGCAATGACGCCCGGGTAGTCGGCGGAGTAGCGGGTGCCGAAGTGGGTGTTGACGTGGACGCTGAAGTTGACGAAGGCGCCGAACGGCTTGCCGTCGGCGTCGTCGAAGCGCAGCACCCATAGCTCCGGGTCTATCGGGCCCGCCGAGCCCAGGAACTGAGGAAAGCGGTTCAGGTCGTTGAGGAGATCGAAGAACCAGGTGTTGACCGCTTTGCCGTCCTTGGCCAGCACGCGCCGGTTGTGCAGGCTGTGGTGCACCAGCGACCGGCCGATGTGCATGGTGGCGGGACGGAGCGCAGCCACGGCCCGGGTGATGCTCTCCGCGATGAGGCCGGGCAAAGTCGCCAGGTAGTCGGGGTCGGTAACCCCGAAGGAGTAGAGGCCCTCGGCGGTGTAGGGCCCGCTGTGGGTGTGGCTGCAGGAGACGATGATAGCCTCGGCGGGGACGCCGGACCGTGCCGCCGCCTGCTCGATGGCGGGATCCACGATGGCGCGAGGCAGGCCGATGAGGTCCACCCCCACCACGGCCACCATCCGCCCATCGGCCTCGGCCACCATGGACTTAGCCTGGAGAGGATCGTCCACGCCCACGTTGGTGCGCGGCTTGAGGCTGCCGCACATGGGCAAGCCGACAGGGGGCGTGATGTCCATCTCCGCGAAACCGACTCGCAACGCGCTTCCCGCCATGGGATCTCCCTTGGTGCCGATTCCGGCGCCGCTATGGTGTTGACCGATCGGCCCGGCTCAAAGCTAGGCGTACCCCAGTTCCCGCTCCGCCTCGTGCAGGGCCTCGTCTATGATGTCCAGCCCCTTGAGGGCCAGTTCGTCGCTCATAATCAGGGGCGGCGAGAGCCGCAGATTGTGCCCCGCCGGAATCCAGGCCAGGCCCTTCTGGAAAGCCTTCTGGTAGGTGAGCACGCCTGCCTTCTCGAATGGCTCCTTGGTGATCCGGTCCTTGACCAGCTCGATGCCGAGCAGGCAACCCTTCCCGCGCACCTCGCCGACGGTGGGATGCTCCGCCTGCAAGCGCTGCAGCCGGGATAGCATCAGGTCGCCCAGGTGCGCCGCCCGCTCCACCAGGCCCTCTTCCTCCAGCACCTCGATGGAGGCGAGGGCGGCGGCGCAGGCCATGGGGTTACCGCCGTAGGACGTAGAGGCGCTGATCCGCTCCACTTTCGATTTGTGGCGCTCGCTCACCAGCACGGCCGTGACCGGGAAGCCGTTTCCGAGCCCCTTGCCCAGGGTCATGACGTCGGGGACGGTGTCCCAGTGCTCCATGCAGAACATGCGGCCGGTGCGTCCCATGCCCGTCAGCACCTCATCGGCAAGCAGCAGTGCTCCGTGTTCATCGCAGAGGGCCTTGAGGGCGGGCACGAATCCTTCGGGCGGCACCACGCTGCCGGCCCACCCCTGGATGGGCTCCAGGACTACACCCGCCAGCCGGCCCGAGGTCTCCTCGGCGATCACGGTGCGGATGAAGTCTACGCAGCGCAGACCGCACGTGGCCCGCTCCAAGCCGAACAGGCAGCGGTAGCAGTGTGGCCGAGGGACCAGGTAGAACCCAGGAGCCCGTAGCCCCTGACTGGCGTCCATCCGCCCCAGGCTCACCGCCCCCATGGTCTTGCCGTGAAAGTCCTGATGGAACGAGATGAACTCGAGCCCGCCGGTGGCAGCGCGCATGACTCTGAGGCCCGCCTCCACTGCTGTCGTGCCCGAATCGTAGAGTTGGACGCCGTTGAGCTTGGCCTCGCCTTGGCCCATGCCCAGGCTAGCCAGGCGCTCCAGGAGGGCCGTCTTTATGGGAGTGGTGAAGTCATGGCAGTTCATCAAGGTGTGGGCATGGCGGGCCACAGCCTCGCTTACTTTGGGGTGGCAATGGCCCAGATTGGTGACGTAGATGCCCGAAGAGAAGTCGAGGTAGGTGTTGCCATCCACATCGGTCAGGGTGACACCGTGACCCTTCTCGAAGGCCACGGGGAAGAGGCGCACCTGCGAGCTGTAGCCCTTCATGATGCGGCTGGCCCGGTCGTGCAGGGCTCGCGATCTGGGGCCAGGAGGTGAAGTCACAATCCGCGGCACGCTGTCAACGTCCACATCCGCCCAGGTTGCCATGGCTGAGTCTGCCCCCCGCCGCGACCGGCTGTTCTGTGCGACTCCGTGCGAGTCCACACAGAATCACACAGCCAGTATACTGCAGGCAAGGCGCCCCGTCAATAGGTGACGTACCTCCCGATGCCTAGTGGCCAGCGACGGTCGGCGAGGGAGAGCCCGAGGGGCGGGGGCGGAGGCTTTGACACGCTGGTGCTGGGTGCCCCTGAGATGGCAGACTGGTGTGAGGTTCGTTCTTGTTCGAATGCTGTGCTATCTTGCATGAGGTGACCCGGTCAGGAGTAGCCCGCCATGCTCAAGCAAGAGAGGGAATCCGAGATCGTGCGTCTGCTTTCCCAGTCGGATAGCGGGGTGCTGAGCGTCGCCCAATTGAGCCGCCTCCTCTCCGTGTCCGAGATGACCATCCGACGGGACCTGGAGACCTTGGCGAATCAGGGGCTGGTGAAGCGGATCCACGGTGGCGCCGTGCACGTCAACAGCGCTCTCCTGTTCGAGCGGTCGTTTGCCGAGCGCGGACGGGAGAGTCGGCAGGCGAAGGTCGCGATCGGTCGCACTGCTGCTGGGATGGTCCACGATGGGCAAGTCATCATCTTGGATGCCGGCACCACGACGCTGGAAGTAGCTAGGCATTTGGCTGCCAGGCGCGTCACGGCGGTCACCAATGCTCTGCCCGTCGCTTCCGAGCTCTCCGCCCATACGGAGGTGTCGGCCATCCTCTTGGGGGGAGAGGTGAAGGGGCCCGAGCTCTGCACCGTCGGACCCATGGTGACCGAGAGCCTCAGCCGTATGTCAGCGGACCTGCTGTTCCTCAGCACCGCGGGCTTCTCTCCAGATCGCGGTCTCACCGAGCCCGACCTGCGCGAGGCCGAGGTGAAGCGGGCCATGATGCGGGTGGCCAAACGTGTGTGTCTGGTGGCTGACTCCTCCAAGTATGGTGCGGTCTACTTTGCTCAAACGGCCCCCATTACGAGCATCCACGCCGTTGTGACCGACGAGCAGCTGTCGGCAAACCAGAGATCGGCTCTGGAAGCGGCGGGGATCGAGGTGATCATCGCCTCGCCAGCGTCCCCAAGTCCCGGGTGAAGCCGCTGGCTGAGTGCACGGCTCACCTGCGTCGGCTCCGGGCCTGCCTGTGCTTCGCTCCTGTTCTGTGGAGAGCAGCCCTTACACGATCGGTGCTCGCGTGCTATCATCGCGGCGCAGCAGCTGCACAAGGAGGAAGACGTGAAGAATATCGGGTTCATTGACCTGCACATAGACGAGTTTCACTCCAACACCTACGCTCGTCTCATACCTCAGTCCACTCAGGCTGATCGCTTTCGGCTGGCCCTGGCTTGGGAGAAGGCGCCGGGGGAGGGGAAGAAGTCGTTGGAGGAGTGGTGCCGGGAGCACAACGTAGGGGTAGCCTCCAGCCTCGAGCAGGTGGTAGAGGAGTGCGATTGCCTGGCCGTCCTCGCCCCCAGCAACCCGGAGGTGCACGAGGAGCTGGCTGACCTGCCTCTGCGTTCGGGCAAGCCAGTCTACGTGGACAAGACGTTCGCTCCCTCTCTGGCAGCGGCCAAGAGGATGTTCGATAAGGCAGAGCAACACGGCACGCCCTTGATGTCCTCCTCCGCCCTTCGTTTCGGAAGCGCCATCCAGAGAGTTGTGCACGAGGACATGGCGGGCAAGCGAGTCAGTTTCGTAGCCACGCGCGGGGGAGGGCGCAGCTACGAGGAATACTCGGTGCACATGTTCGAGATGATGGTCATGGCCATCGGCACGGGGGCCACCCGCCTGATGCAGGTGGGCAACGACGCCGCCAGGGTGACGGTGGTGGACTACCCGGACGGGCGGCGCGGCTGCATCACCCAGGCCCAGCCCTTCCCCTTCCAGTTCGCAGCTCTGTACGGCGACAACCAGGCTGCGGTGATCAACGAAATGCCTGACTTCTACCCGGGCCTGGTCGAGGCCATGCTGCGCTTCTTCGACAGCGGCAAGCCCGAAGTGCCCAAGGAGCAGACCCTGGAGATCATGGCCCTGGTGGAGGCGGGCGTCGCCGCCCTGAACGCGCCGGATCGGTGGGTGGACCTGCCCAAGTAGTGACACGTGACACGTGACGCGTGACCGGCGGCCAACTCGTGGTTATGGGTCACGCGTCACGTGTCAGTTGTGCCAGGAGGCCTCATGACACTCCCTGCTCTCGACCCATGCGGTCGCGCTCCCTCCACTCCCATCTCGTCCGATGTCTACGAGCGGCATGATGTCTTCGTCCCCATGCGCGATGGCGTCCGGCTTGCCTGCGATATCTATCAGCCGGCCCGGGAGGCTGCGCCGCTTCCGGGCGCGTACCCGGTGATCCTGGAGCGCACGCCCTACGACAAGGTGGGCTGCATTGACAGAGGGCGTTACTTCGCCCGCCACGGCTACGTCTTCGTGGCTCAGGACGTGCGGGGCCGTTACCGGTCGGAGGGGGAGTGGTATGCCTTCGCCCACGAGGCCCCGGATGGCTACGACACGGTGGAGTGGATCGCCAAACAGCCCTGGTGCAACGGCAAGGTGGGCACCATGGGCGCCAGCTACTGCGCTAGTGATCAGAGCGCCCTGGCCACCCTGAACCCGCCCCATCTGTCGGCCATGGTGCCGAGAGTGGGAGCCCACAACTACCACCACGCCTCCATGCGGCACAATGGCGCCATGGAGCTGCGCTTCGTCATCTACGCCTTCCGCATGGCCACCACCAGCCGCGAGGCCCAGGCAGACGCGAGGATCAGGTCCGCCGCTCAGGCCGCTTACGCCCGGGCCGACCTGTGGCTGCGCCGGCTGCCGCTGGAGCCGAGTGTCAGCCCCCTTCGGTTCCTGCCCAGCTACGAGCGGTGGATCCGAGACGTGCTCACCCACGGCGACTACGACGAGTACTGGCAGCAGCGGGGTTACGCCATCTCCCACTACTATGACCAGCACGCCGATGTCCCTACCTATTACATGGGTGGCTGGTACGACAGCTACGCCCGCAGCACCTGCGAGAACTTCGTCGAGCTCCGTCGGCGGAAGAGGTCGCTCCACAAGCTCATCATGGGGCCCTGGACCCACGGTGGGGATACGGTCACCTACGCCGGAGACGTGGACTTCGGCCCCCAATCCAAGCTCGACGACCTCAACTACTTCCACCGGCGCTGGTTCGATCACGTACTCAAGGGGGAGGACAACGGGATAGACCGGGAGCAGCCGGTGATCATCTTCGTGATGGGCGGCGGCAGCGGTCGCAAGGACGTCAACGGACGCCTGCAGCACGGGGGCTACTGGCGCTTTGAGAACGAATGGCCCCTGGCCCGCGCCCGCAAGACCCCGTTCTACCTGCACTACGGCGGCGGCCTGAGCCCTGAGCCGCCGGCCGTCTCCGAGCCTAGCCGCTACACCTTCGACCCGGCCGACCCTGTGCCCACCATCGGGGGCAACATCTCCGCCGGGGATCCCTTCCTGCTTCCGGGGGGCTACGACCAGCGGGGCGATCCCCGGTTCATGGGGACCGAGGGCGACCTGCCCCTGAACTCCCGGCCCGACGTGCTCACCTTCCAGACCGAGCCTCTAAGCGAGGACCTGGAGGTCACCGGGCCCATCGAGGTGACCCTCTATGCCTCTTCCTCGGCACTGGACACCGACTTCACCGCTAAGCTACTGGACGTCTACCCGCCCGGGGAGGACTACCCCGATGGATTCGCCCTCAACCTGACCGATTCCATCATCCGGGCGCGCTACCGCCACTCGGACGAGAGGCCGACGCTGCTGCAGCTGGGGAAGGTGGAGGAGTTCCGCTTCGCTCTGTACCCGACCAGTAACGTGTTCAGGGCGGGGCATCGCATCCGGGTGGACGTCTCCAGCAGCAACTTCCCCCGGTTCGACGTGAACCCCAACACCGGCGGCCCGATCGGGAGGGAGCGGCGCCGGATGCTGGCCCACCAGGCCATCTACCACGACCCTGAGCATCCGTCGCACATCGCCCTGCCGCTGGTGCCGTTGGGGGAATAGCACGCTGATCAAGCTGTTGAGGCGTTGATCTACGCTGATCGCGTATGGGCAGCGGATGGCCCGCACAGGCCAGGAGGCCGGGAATGGTCCGCTCGGGTCATCATCCCCGGCCTCGTCTGGGTGGAGTTGTGGTGGGCGTCAGGCCGGCCCGATCACGGGAGCCTGGTCACCGTCCCCGATTCCAGATACGTCTCGTAGCCGATGATTGCGGGTGGGTTAGCACCGGTCCAGTCGGCTGGTTCCAGCAGAACTCTCTCCTCGGCGAGAAGGGCGGACGTGGTCGGATCGAAGATCAGGGTGAAGCGCTCTGCTGCTCCCCCAAACTCGGTCCTCATGGCAACCGCGATTCCAGATCGCCCGGCGTGGTCGGTGACTTCGCCGACCAGCTCCACACCTGGGATCTGGGCCGCCACCTTGTAGAGCGCAGACCGAAGCTCTGGGGGTGCCCCCGGCTGTCGCAGCAGGTCCCCCACGATAACGAACATCCCGGCGTCGACAGGAGGATCGGCGTGTTCGGCCTGGGCACGGATGGCAACAGCCAGGGCCTCAGGGTCGGTGGGCAGACTGGCGAAGTCCTCGTAGTGCAGACCTCCCGGTCCGAAGTCCTGGTTGATGGCGTGATCGAAGGACGGCGATCCCGAGGCCTGCCAGTGGGCCCGGTCACACTCGGCCAGGAAGATGGGTCCGTCGAACGTCTCTCGGATCCTGCCTGAACCATCGGGCGCCACCCACAACTCGCGGGAGCGGGGAACCAGCGCCACCACGGGTCGACCGTTTCTGCCTTCCATCATCACCAGGTGCGCTCCCTCGGACCGGGTGTAGCGATACGCGTTCTTGGCGCCCGTCAGGTCCACCGGTTGCTGGGGCTCCAGTTGAACCTGTATGGCGGCCACCTCGGCCAAGTCGTTGAGGACTCCCTGCGCCGATGCCCCCTGATGCTGGGCTGGCGGCAGGCCGGCGAGCAGCAGGACCGCCGTCAGCAGGATGGCGGCACCGACCGCCACTGCAGGCCGGCCCAGAGCCCAACGCTGGCGGGAGCGATACCTCTCCTCAGCCCGAACGGTGCGCGGTCGCGACTGCAGACGCTCTGAGATTATGGGCCACAGGTCGAGACGGTTGGGTATGGCGGTAGCGGCGTACGCCTCTAGGGCTGTGCCGACAGACTGCTTGTCAGGTTGTTCCTTCACAGCTTGCCTCCTGGTTCTATCCCCGAGGCCGCGTGCCTGGGGCCGAATCGAGCCTGCTTCCGCCTAGGGTCAGTGCCGGCGTGGTGGGTAACAGTGCTGGTCAGCAACGTGCGTAGGTGCCTGCGCGCGTCGTGTAGACGCCGCTTGACCGTTCCCAGGGGCCATCGCAGCCGACCGGCGATCTCGGGCTCGGTTAGGTCGAGGTAGTACCGGAGCACGATAGCGGCCCGTCTCGGAGGAGAGAGCCTCTGCAGGGCTTCACCTATGGACTGGGACAGCTCGACGTGTTCCACCAGTTCCTCAGGGCCTGGGTTCGGGTCTACGGTGAGATCGTCCAGCTCGATCTCGTCCTGAGCTGCTCGATCGGCATCGTGAAGCTGCCGCTGCTCCCGAGCGGCGGTCTTGACGGCCGCGTTGACCACGCTGCGCAAGAACCAGGGGCCGAATGGCCGCCTGGGGTCGAACTGGGCGATGCGCTCGTAAGCTCGCACAAATGCTTCCTGGACCACGTCCTCGGCGGTTGCCCGATCACCGGTGATCAGGTAGGCGGCTCGCGTAGCCCGTACCTGGTACCGGCTCACCAGGACTTCCAGGCCACCGATGTCGCCCTCCCTAAGCCGTGCGATGGCTTCGCTTTCGTCCACACTCCACCTCTGGGGATGCGTGTGTTGAGAGGATCCTCCATCAGTAGTATCCTCGATCAGCCCTAAAGGTTCCCGCGTATGTGCCCCATGTTCTAGCCGGGAGTGCCAAGAGGTGAGGGATAGCACAGTGATGAGGCTGATGAGACACTGGCCTACGCTGGTCGGCGAGGGATAGTGAAAGAATCCTAGCGGGAATCAGCGTACCGTCAGGGTTTCATGCGTGAGGAGCAGGACATGCGCGTGTTGGGCGCTTGCGTTGCCCACGAAACTAACACCTTCTCTGCCGTACCCACCACGCTGGAGGACTTCCGGCGCGCGTCGCCCGGGCCCGACCCTGGTGACGGGTCGGGCTTCGGCTCAGGCCAGGCCATCGTGGGCGAGTTCGAGGGCACGCGCTCCATGGCCGGGGGCTTCCTGGATGGGGCTCGCGAGCACGGCCTAGACCTCGAATTGCTGATGTGGACCTTCGCCACTCCCGGCGGCACGGTGCGGCAGGACGCCTACGAGTTCATGCGCGACCTGCTCCTGCGTCGGATGCGGGAAGCAGGGGCCTGCGACGGAGTGCTGCTCCACCTTCACGGGGCCATGGTGAGCGAGGACATTGAGGACGTAGAGGGGGACCTCCTGACGGCGGTCCGAGGCGTCGTCGGGCCGGACGTGCCCATCGTGGTGACGCTGGACCTGCACGCCAACGTCACGGCCGAGATGGCGCGGCAGGCGGACGTGCTCGTGGGCTACGACGAGTACCCCCACAGCGACATCTACGAGCGGGGCGTGGAGGCTGCCGGCCTGCTGGCTGCCATCCTCGAAGGACGCCTTAAGCCTACCATGGCCTATCGGCAACTGCCGCTTGTGACCATGCCGCCCAAGCAGTGCACTCTGCGGCAACCCATGCTTTCGCTGCTGTCTCTGGCTCGCGAGATAGAGGCGCGGCCAGGCATCGCCAACGTGACTCTGGCCCTGGGCTTCCCCTTCGCCGACGTCCGCGACGTCGGCGTGTCGGTGCTGGTCACTGCTGACGGCGACCGGACGTTGGCCGAGGCCACGGCAGTGGAGATGGCCCAGGCCGTCTGGGACCGCCGGGACGAGTTCCAGGTGGAGCTGACCCCGGTGGCCGAGGCCATCGAGTACGCCCAGACTCGGGCCAGGGGGCTGGTGGTGCTGGCCGACGGCTCGGACAACCCGGGGGGCGGGGGCCCCTGCGATGGCACCGTGATCCTGCGGGAGCTGATCGAGAGGGAGGCGCAGGACGCGGTGGTGGCCATCATCGCCGACCCGGAGGCCGTCGCTATGGCAGTCGAGGCCGGGGTGGGCAACAGCGTTACCCTGGACCTGGGGGGCAAGACGGACGACCGTCACGGGCCGCCGGTACACCTGACCGGATACGTCCGGCTCATCTCCGATGGCAGCTTTGTCGGGCAGGGCCCCATGTCCCGTGGAGTCAGGGCACACATGGGCCGGACTGTGGTGCTGGTGGTGGGAGGCGTGGAGGTGGTGGTCACTGAGCGGCGGCTGCAACCTCTGGACGCGGAGCTCCTACGCAGTGTCGGCATCGAGCCGACTCGTCGTCGCATCGTGGCCCTGAAGTCGGCGGTCCACTTTCGCAGCACCTATCAGGACCTGGCCGAGCGCATCTTCGACATGGACACGCCCGGGGTGCACCGGCCGGACTTCTCCGCCTACGAGTACCGGCGGCTGCGACGGCCGGTGTATCCGCTAGATCAGGTCTCGTGGCCGGAGCGGCGATAGAACGCTGATGCCGCTGATACTACGCTGACTGGCGCTGATCATTAGCAGAGGAACTAAGGGGGGATCAGCGTGCATTGGCGCCATCTGCGTGACATTCTGAGGGGATCCCATGGCACAGAGGAAGCCGCCCGGACAGATCGTCAACCTCAACGGCGCTCCCCGATCCGGCAAGTCGAGCATTGTCGCTGCCATCCAGGATACGTTCGACAGCGTACGGATGAACCCGAGGCTGAACGCGGTGATGGATGTGGGCCGCAACGATGCCTGTTCTGTCCCCCGAGGCATTTTGCCCGATTGCGCCCGGCGGTTGCAGGGCCTGCCGGTTCTGTTCGTGGGGGTGCGCTGCCTCCCTGGAGGCCATCGTGGAGCGCCGTCGGGCTTCCGGCTACCTCGCCGGCGAGTTCCCTGATGCCCCCGGTGCCGGAGCCCGTGCTCCGGTGCCACAGGGCAGTCCACCTCCCCGGCATCTACGATCTGGAGGTGGACACTTCGACGCAGACGCCGGAGTAGTGCGCGGCGGCGATACGAGAGCGCCTGGAGCACGGCCCGGAGCCGTCGGCGTTCCGGCGGCTGGCTGAGATGAGTCCAGCGCGGAGCCGGTGACGGACGCCGGGTCGTGCGGTTCTACCCGCCGGCGTAGTAGACTCGGCGACTGGACACCCGGAAGGTGACCAGGGTCACGGCCATGATGATGACGAAGAGCACCCAGGGTGCAGGCCAGGATGGCTTCGGGCTCATCCTGGCCTGCGGGCGAAGGGGGACTCGGCCTCAGTCCAGGAGCGGCAGCTTGACCGCTTCGCCACCCCGCTCCGCCGACATGTCGGCCGCCATGGCTAGTTCGTGCGTCTTGACCGCATCCTCGACGTTGGTGTGCGACTCCTTGTCGTTGATGATGCAGTCCACGAAGTGGTTTATCTCGAGCTGGAACGGGTGATGAGTGACGTCGCCGCTGTCGGGGAGAATGGTGGGGTAGGTGGCCCATCCTCTCTGGCCCGGGTACTTCGAGGGAGACCAGATCAGGTTGTCCTTGATGGTGCCCTTGTCGCCCAGCAGAAAGACGTTGAAG
This window encodes:
- a CDS encoding aspartate aminotransferase family protein, producing MATWADVDVDSVPRIVTSPPGPRSRALHDRASRIMKGYSSQVRLFPVAFEKGHGVTLTDVDGNTYLDFSSGIYVTNLGHCHPKVSEAVARHAHTLMNCHDFTTPIKTALLERLASLGMGQGEAKLNGVQLYDSGTTAVEAGLRVMRAATGGLEFISFHQDFHGKTMGAVSLGRMDASQGLRAPGFYLVPRPHCYRCLFGLERATCGLRCVDFIRTVIAEETSGRLAGVVLEPIQGWAGSVVPPEGFVPALKALCDEHGALLLADEVLTGMGRTGRMFCMEHWDTVPDVMTLGKGLGNGFPVTAVLVSERHKSKVERISASTSYGGNPMACAAALASIEVLEEEGLVERAAHLGDLMLSRLQRLQAEHPTVGEVRGKGCLLGIELVKDRITKEPFEKAGVLTYQKAFQKGLAWIPAGHNLRLSPPLIMSDELALKGLDIIDEALHEAERELGYA
- a CDS encoding DeoR/GlpR transcriptional regulator, coding for MLKQERESEIVRLLSQSDSGVLSVAQLSRLLSVSEMTIRRDLETLANQGLVKRIHGGAVHVNSALLFERSFAERGRESRQAKVAIGRTAAGMVHDGQVIILDAGTTTLEVARHLAARRVTAVTNALPVASELSAHTEVSAILLGGEVKGPELCTVGPMVTESLSRMSADLLFLSTAGFSPDRGLTEPDLREAEVKRAMMRVAKRVCLVADSSKYGAVYFAQTAPITSIHAVVTDEQLSANQRSALEAAGIEVIIASPASPSPG
- a CDS encoding Gfo/Idh/MocA family oxidoreductase — encoded protein: MKNIGFIDLHIDEFHSNTYARLIPQSTQADRFRLALAWEKAPGEGKKSLEEWCREHNVGVASSLEQVVEECDCLAVLAPSNPEVHEELADLPLRSGKPVYVDKTFAPSLAAAKRMFDKAEQHGTPLMSSSALRFGSAIQRVVHEDMAGKRVSFVATRGGGRSYEEYSVHMFEMMVMAIGTGATRLMQVGNDAARVTVVDYPDGRRGCITQAQPFPFQFAALYGDNQAAVINEMPDFYPGLVEAMLRFFDSGKPEVPKEQTLEIMALVEAGVAALNAPDRWVDLPK
- a CDS encoding CocE/NonD family hydrolase translates to MTLPALDPCGRAPSTPISSDVYERHDVFVPMRDGVRLACDIYQPAREAAPLPGAYPVILERTPYDKVGCIDRGRYFARHGYVFVAQDVRGRYRSEGEWYAFAHEAPDGYDTVEWIAKQPWCNGKVGTMGASYCASDQSALATLNPPHLSAMVPRVGAHNYHHASMRHNGAMELRFVIYAFRMATTSREAQADARIRSAAQAAYARADLWLRRLPLEPSVSPLRFLPSYERWIRDVLTHGDYDEYWQQRGYAISHYYDQHADVPTYYMGGWYDSYARSTCENFVELRRRKRSLHKLIMGPWTHGGDTVTYAGDVDFGPQSKLDDLNYFHRRWFDHVLKGEDNGIDREQPVIIFVMGGGSGRKDVNGRLQHGGYWRFENEWPLARARKTPFYLHYGGGLSPEPPAVSEPSRYTFDPADPVPTIGGNISAGDPFLLPGGYDQRGDPRFMGTEGDLPLNSRPDVLTFQTEPLSEDLEVTGPIEVTLYASSSALDTDFTAKLLDVYPPGEDYPDGFALNLTDSIIRARYRHSDERPTLLQLGKVEEFRFALYPTSNVFRAGHRIRVDVSSSNFPRFDVNPNTGGPIGRERRRMLAHQAIYHDPEHPSHIALPLVPLGE
- a CDS encoding CU044_5270 family protein; protein product: MKEQPDKQSVGTALEAYAATAIPNRLDLWPIISERLQSRPRTVRAEERYRSRQRWALGRPAVAVGAAILLTAVLLLAGLPPAQHQGASAQGVLNDLAEVAAIQVQLEPQQPVDLTGAKNAYRYTRSEGAHLVMMEGRNGRPVVALVPRSRELWVAPDGSGRIRETFDGPIFLAECDRAHWQASGSPSFDHAINQDFGPGGLHYEDFASLPTDPEALAVAIRAQAEHADPPVDAGMFVIVGDLLRQPGAPPELRSALYKVAAQIPGVELVGEVTDHAGRSGIAVAMRTEFGGAAERFTLIFDPTTSALLAEERVLLEPADWTGANPPAIIGYETYLESGTVTRLP
- a CDS encoding sigma-70 family RNA polymerase sigma factor; the encoded protein is MDESEAIARLREGDIGGLEVLVSRYQVRATRAAYLITGDRATAEDVVQEAFVRAYERIAQFDPRRPFGPWFLRSVVNAAVKTAAREQRQLHDADRAAQDEIELDDLTVDPNPGPEELVEHVELSQSIGEALQRLSPPRRAAIVLRYYLDLTEPEIAGRLRWPLGTVKRRLHDARRHLRTLLTSTVTHHAGTDPRRKQARFGPRHAASGIEPGGKL